A window of the Streptomyces sp. JB150 genome harbors these coding sequences:
- a CDS encoding SigE family RNA polymerase sigma factor, translating into MDAEGLEDFREFVANRSSALLRTAVLLSGGDRHAAEDLLQNALIKAAGRWGRIEEPEAYVRQVLYRQQVSRWRLKWPRREVSVAAPPDPGAGAGDTAAAAELRLVLRDALVRLTARQRTVLVLRYYEDLPEGEVARILGCSVGTVRSTTHRALARLRALAPELATLGQETVQRPSRDFGPVETVEVRP; encoded by the coding sequence ATGGATGCCGAGGGGCTGGAGGACTTCCGGGAATTCGTGGCCAACCGGTCGTCCGCGCTGCTGAGGACGGCGGTGCTGCTCAGCGGTGGTGACCGGCACGCCGCCGAGGACCTGCTGCAGAACGCGCTGATCAAGGCGGCGGGGCGGTGGGGGCGGATCGAGGAGCCGGAGGCGTACGTCCGGCAGGTGCTGTACCGGCAGCAGGTCAGCCGGTGGCGGCTGAAGTGGCCCCGGCGGGAGGTGAGTGTCGCCGCGCCGCCCGATCCGGGAGCCGGAGCCGGTGACACCGCGGCCGCCGCCGAGCTGCGGCTGGTGCTGCGGGACGCGCTGGTCCGGCTGACCGCCCGGCAGCGGACCGTGCTCGTGCTGCGGTACTACGAGGACCTGCCCGAGGGGGAGGTGGCCCGCATCCTGGGCTGCTCGGTGGGGACCGTACGGTCCACCACGCACCGCGCGCTCGCCCGGCTGCGCGCCCTCGCCCCCGAACTGGCCACGCTCGGCCAGGAGACCGTGCAGCGGCCCTCCCGTGACTTCGGGCCCGTCGAGACCGTGGAGGTACGACCGTGA
- the dapA gene encoding 4-hydroxy-tetrahydrodipicolinate synthase yields MTYAAPTPPPFGRALCAMVTPFTGSGALDLDGAQRLADRLVAEGCDGLVLNGTTGESPTTSDEEKALLIRAVREAVGERVSIVAGVGTADTSHSVELARQAEQAGADGVLVVTPYYSKPPQDALEAHFREVADASGLPLALYDIPARTGTRIEPETVLRLAGHPRIVAVKDCSHDFLAAQKILARTNLAYYAGCDEHILALYAVGGAGYVSTVANVIPRHLRAVLDAFDAGDTAGAARRQQRATPLIEAMMSAGLPGAVTVKALLAALDRPGGGPLRPPLRPAGREAVDGLLAAYAEAVPETVPEPIPATVPET; encoded by the coding sequence ATGACGTACGCGGCTCCCACACCCCCGCCCTTCGGCCGCGCCCTGTGCGCGATGGTCACGCCCTTCACCGGCTCGGGCGCCCTCGACCTCGACGGCGCCCAGCGGCTGGCGGACCGCCTGGTCGCCGAGGGCTGCGACGGTCTCGTGCTGAACGGCACGACGGGCGAGTCGCCGACCACGTCCGACGAGGAGAAGGCGTTGCTGATCCGGGCCGTCCGCGAGGCCGTGGGCGAGCGGGTCTCGATCGTGGCGGGCGTCGGCACCGCCGACACCTCGCACTCCGTCGAACTCGCCCGGCAGGCCGAGCAGGCGGGCGCGGACGGCGTCCTGGTGGTGACGCCGTACTACAGCAAGCCCCCGCAGGACGCGCTGGAGGCCCACTTCCGCGAGGTCGCGGACGCCTCCGGCCTGCCGCTCGCGCTGTACGACATCCCCGCCCGCACCGGCACCCGCATCGAGCCGGAGACGGTGCTCCGCCTCGCCGGGCACCCGAGGATCGTGGCGGTCAAGGACTGCTCCCACGACTTCCTCGCCGCCCAGAAGATCCTCGCCCGCACCAACCTCGCGTACTACGCGGGCTGCGACGAGCACATCCTCGCCCTGTACGCGGTGGGCGGCGCGGGCTACGTCAGCACGGTCGCGAACGTGATCCCCCGTCACCTGCGGGCCGTGCTCGACGCGTTCGACGCGGGTGACACGGCCGGCGCGGCCCGCCGCCAGCAGCGGGCGACGCCGCTCATCGAGGCGATGATGTCGGCGGGCCTGCCCGGCGCGGTGACCGTGAAGGCCCTGCTGGCCGCGCTGGACCGGCCCGGCGGCGGCCCGCTCCGCCCACCGCTGCGGCCCGCCGGCCGCGAGGCGGTCGACGGGCTGCTGGCGGCGTACGCGGAGGCCGTGCCGGAGACCGTGCCGGAGCCCATACCGGCGACCGTGCCGGAGACCTGA
- a CDS encoding antibiotic biosynthesis monooxygenase: MTPRTTRRTDAHPDLTRPDAGAPLFSTWRVGTPERQQATVEAIAATWERRPWPTPALLGYHVYTGYDGTTLMHHSQWASEADYEAFVKTQRQERVDEIDTLVPGIERLGLDRYRRYRSRERAAGDTRVPGLVVAVRIDFEPGAAERRTDWIGEVLRALAGTPDDHRGLISAHFHLSTDGTHVLNYAEWESEPAYDAVLAAPGEGIGDGGEQWERVRTYPAVKGFTSTRYRHAVGLLPA, encoded by the coding sequence ATGACCCCGCGGACGACCCGCCGTACCGACGCCCACCCCGACCTCACCCGACCGGACGCCGGAGCGCCGCTCTTCAGCACCTGGCGGGTCGGCACCCCCGAGCGGCAGCAGGCGACCGTCGAGGCCATCGCGGCGACCTGGGAGCGCCGCCCGTGGCCCACCCCGGCGCTGCTCGGCTACCACGTCTACACCGGCTACGACGGCACCACTCTGATGCATCACTCGCAGTGGGCGAGCGAGGCGGACTACGAGGCCTTCGTCAAGACGCAGCGGCAGGAGCGGGTCGACGAGATCGACACCCTCGTGCCCGGCATCGAGCGGCTCGGGCTCGACCGCTACCGGCGCTACCGCAGCCGCGAGCGCGCCGCCGGCGACACGCGCGTGCCCGGTCTCGTCGTGGCCGTGCGGATCGACTTCGAACCGGGCGCCGCCGAACGGCGCACCGACTGGATCGGCGAGGTCCTGCGCGCCCTGGCGGGCACCCCGGACGACCACCGCGGCCTGATCTCCGCCCACTTCCACCTCAGCACGGACGGCACGCATGTCCTCAACTACGCGGAGTGGGAGAGCGAGCCGGCCTACGACGCCGTCCTCGCCGCGCCCGGCGAGGGCATCGGCGACGGCGGCGAGCAGTGGGAGCGGGTGCGGACGTACCCCGCGGTGAAGGGGTTCACCAGCACCCGCTACCGGCACGCCGTGGGCCTGCTGCCCGCGTGA
- a CDS encoding WD40 repeat domain-containing protein translates to MNVEEVVRNALREQAEGQPPVGPGFADRVLAARRRRRVRGAVSVAVATAAVVVGVSVTVPVVGSGEREVRPAGVVEQRDVHAHPDQSPPRDLVAAGDVALAAYYTSEVVARSESAGVAERTYHLLDPRSGRYEEDDRWSFVAVAPGLRTAAVLERELPARRIGLLDLASGEVERWIPVEHGVGGLAFSPDGKRLVATAYAEHPDLREPIETEHGEDWTVRFGEPNRLGFHLVELSSGESTWSPVEPRDDINHREDFAFGADGTTVWSRVVGSDSERQYHAPTGEEIPAPAPERHLVHDAPAGLSPDGTLAAGGLGREAGDKAYTDLLDPRSGKRVAEVRGSGAMVWADERRLITWERLPGSGTDSYRPRMVLVTVGSEKVVPLTGVREPNQTLSRTEWEPVFARR, encoded by the coding sequence GTGAACGTCGAGGAAGTCGTGCGGAACGCGCTGCGGGAGCAGGCCGAGGGGCAGCCGCCGGTGGGGCCGGGGTTCGCCGACCGGGTACTGGCCGCGCGGCGCCGTCGCCGGGTCCGCGGGGCCGTGTCCGTGGCCGTGGCCACCGCGGCCGTCGTCGTCGGTGTCTCGGTGACGGTGCCGGTCGTCGGCTCGGGTGAGAGGGAGGTGCGGCCCGCCGGGGTGGTGGAGCAGCGGGACGTGCACGCTCATCCGGATCAGTCGCCGCCGCGGGACCTGGTCGCCGCGGGGGACGTGGCGCTCGCCGCGTACTACACGAGCGAGGTCGTGGCGCGGTCGGAGTCGGCCGGCGTGGCCGAGCGGACGTATCACCTGCTCGACCCCCGCAGCGGGCGGTACGAGGAGGACGACCGGTGGTCCTTCGTGGCCGTCGCGCCGGGACTGCGGACCGCGGCCGTGCTGGAGCGGGAGCTGCCGGCGCGGCGGATCGGGCTGCTCGACCTCGCGTCCGGCGAGGTGGAGCGCTGGATCCCGGTCGAGCACGGGGTGGGCGGGCTCGCCTTCTCGCCGGACGGGAAGCGGCTGGTCGCCACGGCGTACGCCGAGCACCCCGATCTGCGGGAACCCATCGAGACGGAGCACGGCGAGGACTGGACGGTGCGGTTCGGCGAGCCGAACCGGCTCGGGTTCCACCTCGTGGAGCTGTCCTCCGGCGAGAGCACCTGGAGCCCGGTCGAGCCCCGCGACGACATCAACCACCGGGAGGACTTCGCCTTCGGCGCCGACGGTACGACGGTGTGGTCGCGGGTGGTCGGGAGCGACTCCGAGCGGCAGTACCACGCTCCGACCGGCGAGGAGATCCCCGCGCCCGCCCCGGAACGGCACCTCGTGCACGACGCGCCCGCGGGGCTCTCGCCCGACGGCACGCTCGCCGCGGGCGGACTCGGCCGCGAGGCCGGGGACAAGGCGTACACCGACCTGCTCGATCCGCGCAGCGGGAAGCGCGTCGCCGAGGTGCGCGGCAGCGGGGCGATGGTCTGGGCCGACGAGCGGCGGCTGATCACCTGGGAGCGGCTGCCCGGCTCCGGCACGGACAGCTACCGGCCCCGGATGGTCCTGGTCACGGTCGGCAGCGAGAAGGTCGTCCCGCTCACCGGGGTGCGCGAGCCCAACCAGACCCTCTCCCGCACGGAGTGGGAGCCGGTCTTCGCCCGGCGCTGA
- a CDS encoding DUF3618 domain-containing protein: MTGKGTHKGIGATVAEAASRADVRERARARAADLRDKAGAMTVQLRSSAAQAGQAVQGGAARASHVVEHRAPQPVRRVAQAALRAPRPVLVAGAAGAALVAAGMMRRRGGR; the protein is encoded by the coding sequence GTGACCGGAAAGGGCACACACAAGGGGATCGGCGCGACCGTCGCGGAGGCGGCGAGCCGGGCGGACGTACGCGAACGCGCTCGCGCCCGCGCCGCCGACCTCAGGGACAAGGCGGGCGCGATGACCGTCCAGCTGCGCAGCAGCGCGGCCCAGGCCGGGCAGGCCGTGCAGGGCGGGGCCGCCCGCGCGAGCCACGTCGTGGAGCACCGGGCGCCGCAGCCGGTACGCCGGGTCGCCCAGGCCGCGCTGCGCGCCCCGCGGCCGGTGCTCGTGGCCGGGGCGGCGGGCGCGGCGCTGGTCGCGGCCGGGATGATGCGGCGGCGCGGCGGGCGGTGA